Within Roseisolibacter agri, the genomic segment TCATCGCGGCCATCGACAGCAACCGCTACGTCTGGGCGCACGTGCTCGATGAGGTGAGCCAGAGCCTCCCCGCCTACACCTGGCTCACCAACGTCAAGCAGACGAGCGGCGCGCCGCGCCCCGCCGCCGCGCGCAAGTCCACCGACACGACCGCGGCGGGCAAGGCCGCCGCCAAGGCCGACTCGATCGCCGCCGACAGCGCCAAGGGCGGCCTGAAGTTCCGCATCGTCGGCCAGACGGTCGACATCCAGGCGCTGACGACGTTCATGCGCGACCTCGAGGCGTCGCCGTTCGTGCAGCGCGTGCAGCTCGCGAAGTCCGAGGCGGTCGTCGTCGACGGCCGCGACGTCACGGAGTTCACGCTCGACGGCGAGTACGAGACGCCGATGCGCGGGCTCGTGCGGACGCGGGCGACCACCGTTCCGCTGCGCTGAGGAGAGCCCCGTGCCGCTGCTCCCGACCGAGAAGAAGGACCAGATCAAGTTCGCCGTGGCGCTGATCGCCGGCGGGCTGGGGGTCTACTACTACCTCTACCCGTACAGCGCGCGCGCGCTGGAGCTCGACGAGCAGCGCGCGCGCGTCGAGCGGCTCGAGGACACGAACGAGCGCGCGATGCGCGAGCTGAAGCGCGGCACCGCGAAGACGCTCCGCGCGCAGGCCGCGCGCTCGCGCGCCACGCTCGGCGTGCTGCGCCAGCTGGTGCCGACCGCGCACGAGGTGCCGGCGGTGCTCGAGGAGGTCTCGACGGCCGCGCGCCGCGCGGGCCTCGAGATCGGCGGCGTGCAGCCCGAGCCGGTGATCGGCGGCGACCAGTTCGACACGCACCGCTACAAGGTGACGGTGGTCGGCAGCTACCACGCGCTGACCTCCTTCATGGCGAACGTCGGCTCGCTGCCTCGCATCGTGGCGCCGGTGACGTTCGCGCTCGCGCCCGCGCAGGCGAAGAACAGCGCGCAGGCCGCGGCGCGCCCCGCCGG encodes:
- a CDS encoding PilN domain-containing protein; amino-acid sequence: MIIEVNLLPGRQAARRGTSPTVGALVERAKLAVRDRYLAAAVVMLVGSAGGIGGAHVLQLRDAEQLAERETAAVGDSTRFHSVIKDRKQALAERDSVEKQLAIIAAIDSNRYVWAHVLDEVSQSLPAYTWLTNVKQTSGAPRPAAARKSTDTTAAGKAAAKADSIAADSAKGGLKFRIVGQTVDIQALTTFMRDLEASPFVQRVQLAKSEAVVVDGRDVTEFTLDGEYETPMRGLVRTRATTVPLR
- a CDS encoding type 4a pilus biogenesis protein PilO, producing MPLLPTEKKDQIKFAVALIAGGLGVYYYLYPYSARALELDEQRARVERLEDTNERAMRELKRGTAKTLRAQAARSRATLGVLRQLVPTAHEVPAVLEEVSTAARRAGLEIGGVQPEPVIGGDQFDTHRYKVTVVGSYHALTSFMANVGSLPRIVAPVTFALAPAQAKNSAQAAARPAGAPAPTVQPLMATVTLQTYVAHTAAPGGASRAGEVLP